The following coding sequences are from one Campylobacter sp. RM16187 window:
- a CDS encoding TonB-dependent receptor, whose amino-acid sequence MFKKIAIISVVAASTIYGADTVARLDKMVITTTGFESPLKDEVRNVSIITSKEIEDRGYKDLREILEKAPGVSFNGKTVDLRGQGSKANTSVKVLLNGVAMNMIDTTPTTIPIDLVPIEDIEQVEIIPGGGAVLYGSGTSGGVINIITKQKATKPYANISTKIASYSYKDINFGVGGNVTNDLFLKANAKVFDEKGYRHDEKNRGHYTSFGLNYKISDNQSIVFNPSYFKAKTYGVPALSAKEMAENRRQAGGKASLITSKRLNLDADYAIKFSNNIDMHIMPYYQDVKILQSTFHMKDRKTGGNLKARYNYGNGELIAGYDYLNNEGYRMISINQKMPMGFIKQLTVFDMQKQTHSIYLVEKHNFNDFFSISGGLRFERADYNVKRNVTGTRSIAGKTKVTNDYLNVGDNKNNYAYEITPNFKYSDSGSIYFKFERGYISPGPNQLIDKLGPDGPYVLNSLKSETYKGYEIGLKDLIFGNFFSATLFLTDTKDEILTVSLGRGVSDGWNFKNIDKTRRYGAEIYSEQEFGKFKLKETFSYVNAEIKAGKRAGKKVPLVEKSKFVLGAEYEPIKNLNLSADFKYLSSSLDGNYDKIDSREIVDIGLSYKFTKGFLVSAGIKNLFNEKYNYSQSKKGDSYDPAPERNYYVEFKYNY is encoded by the coding sequence ATGTTTAAAAAAATAGCTATTATTAGTGTGGTAGCAGCATCTACTATTTATGGTGCAGATACTGTAGCAAGACTCGATAAGATGGTAATTACCACAACGGGATTTGAAAGCCCCCTTAAAGACGAGGTTAGAAACGTATCTATAATAACTTCTAAAGAGATAGAGGATAGAGGCTACAAGGATTTAAGAGAAATTCTAGAAAAGGCTCCTGGGGTTAGCTTTAACGGCAAAACCGTAGATTTAAGAGGTCAAGGCAGCAAGGCGAATACATCTGTAAAAGTCCTTTTAAACGGTGTTGCGATGAATATGATAGATACAACTCCCACAACCATACCTATAGATCTGGTTCCGATAGAAGATATCGAGCAAGTAGAGATAATTCCCGGCGGCGGAGCGGTGCTTTATGGAAGCGGAACCAGCGGAGGAGTTATAAATATAATCACTAAACAAAAAGCTACAAAACCTTACGCAAATATATCCACCAAGATAGCCTCATACTCATACAAGGATATAAATTTTGGTGTAGGCGGAAATGTCACAAACGATCTGTTCTTAAAAGCCAATGCAAAGGTTTTTGATGAAAAAGGGTATAGGCATGATGAAAAAAACAGAGGTCACTATACTTCATTTGGATTAAACTACAAAATTTCAGATAACCAAAGCATAGTTTTTAACCCAAGCTATTTTAAGGCTAAAACTTACGGAGTGCCTGCCCTATCAGCTAAAGAAATGGCTGAAAATAGGCGCCAAGCTGGAGGTAAGGCATCTTTAATCACAAGCAAAAGGCTAAACCTTGACGCCGATTATGCCATTAAATTTAGCAATAATATTGATATGCACATCATGCCTTACTATCAAGACGTAAAAATTCTTCAAAGCACGTTTCATATGAAAGATAGAAAAACGGGAGGAAACTTAAAAGCCAGATACAACTATGGCAACGGAGAGCTTATCGCAGGATATGACTATCTAAATAACGAAGGTTACAGAATGATAAGTATCAATCAAAAAATGCCTATGGGCTTTATAAAGCAGCTTACGGTTTTTGATATGCAAAAGCAGACGCATTCCATATATCTAGTTGAAAAGCATAATTTTAATGACTTTTTCTCTATAAGCGGAGGATTAAGGTTTGAAAGAGCTGATTATAACGTTAAAAGAAACGTTACCGGAACAAGAAGTATCGCAGGCAAAACAAAGGTCACTAATGACTATTTAAACGTAGGAGATAATAAAAACAATTACGCTTACGAGATAACGCCTAATTTTAAATACTCAGATAGTGGAAGTATCTACTTCAAATTTGAAAGAGGTTACATATCTCCCGGACCGAACCAACTAATAGACAAGCTTGGACCTGATGGACCTTATGTCTTAAATAGTCTTAAATCCGAGACTTACAAAGGCTATGAAATAGGCCTTAAAGATCTTATTTTCGGAAATTTCTTTAGTGCAACCCTATTTTTAACAGACACAAAAGATGAAATTTTAACAGTCTCATTAGGTAGAGGAGTAAGCGACGGTTGGAATTTTAAAAATATAGATAAAACCAGAAGGTATGGAGCTGAAATTTACTCAGAACAAGAATTCGGAAAATTTAAGCTAAAAGAGACTTTTTCATATGTAAATGCGGAGATAAAAGCTGGCAAAAGAGCCGGGAAAAAAGTACCTTTAGTAGAAAAAAGCAAATTCGTATTAGGAGCTGAGTATGAGCCTATTAAAAATTTAAATTTATCAGCCGATTTTAAATACCTATCCAGCTCACTTGACGGAAATTATGACAAGATAGACAGTAGAGAGATCGTTGATATAGGACTAAGCTATAAATTTACAAAGGGATTTTTGGTATCAGCAGGTATTAAAAACCTATTTAACGAAAAATATAACTACAGCCAAAGCAAGAAAGGCGACTCTTACGACCCAGCTCCTGAGAGAAACTACTACGTAGAGTTTAAATACAACTATTAA
- a CDS encoding TonB-dependent receptor — MNAGSKVGKVAMVLSFVAALNLHATDDKNTKLEKTIVTSTGFETQLKDEVKNAYIITSEEIKDRGYTSVREVLERSPGVYIKDSGDAEYEEIDMRGQGGRYSKTNVKTLVNGMSLNVLKAGHGNINTPFNLIPVEDIERIEIIPGGGSVLYGGGTPGGIINIITKKNPSDFYARASSKIGSYSYKDATLSIGGLATDNLFLSFSAKGFDTKHYREGQKTTGYHFGGAINYQINDNQSITVTPNFFSQKLENSADYLTKKQVEQNRRQVIKPGDPSKYSKFDISLDYAINFTENFETRIMPYYLKTKFDREGAYIDSYTKKPKSYHDKFSDTKFGVKLKNRLKYSSGEFIFGYEYEDIYDKLTQNDKLGKAIHSIYFLEKHNFTDWFSLSGGARYERAIYDVQRPESKRLKRAAFSNQKNTNSTAFELIPNFKYSDTGNVYLKFEQGFVSPSPQELVDVATVGKRTQFQFNNLKPEKFKTYEAGFKDMFFGQFVSATLFKTDTTDMIFLRWKDPAGHGVSQSIYDREYINLDQAKRHGVELYSEQYLLSDKLKLSESFSYVKSKATYERKGKKVTEDIPFVAKRKFVFSVDYSPIKSLNIYTDFKYYSKILNYSGEYMNSKTIVDLSAKYNFTKNFSVNGGIKNLFDKKYYSFYDTKANKGEGQYYPSPERNFYIEFKYNY, encoded by the coding sequence ATGAATGCAGGATCCAAGGTTGGCAAAGTAGCCATGGTCTTATCTTTTGTTGCGGCTTTAAATTTACATGCGACAGATGATAAAAATACAAAGCTTGAAAAAACAATAGTAACATCAACAGGCTTTGAAACACAATTAAAAGACGAGGTAAAAAACGCTTATATCATAACTTCAGAAGAGATTAAAGATAGAGGCTATACAAGCGTAAGAGAAGTTTTAGAAAGAAGTCCGGGTGTCTATATCAAGGATTCAGGTGATGCTGAATACGAAGAGATTGATATGAGAGGACAGGGAGGAAGATACTCAAAGACAAACGTAAAAACCCTTGTAAACGGAATGAGTCTTAACGTATTAAAGGCTGGACACGGTAATATCAACACACCTTTTAACCTAATTCCTGTTGAAGACATAGAGAGGATTGAGATAATTCCTGGCGGAGGCTCTGTTTTATATGGCGGAGGAACTCCTGGAGGCATCATAAATATAATTACAAAGAAAAACCCTAGTGATTTTTACGCAAGAGCTTCAAGCAAAATCGGATCATACAGCTATAAAGACGCCACACTTAGCATAGGAGGTCTTGCAACAGATAATCTATTTTTAAGCTTTAGCGCAAAGGGATTTGATACAAAACACTATAGAGAAGGTCAAAAAACGACAGGATATCATTTCGGTGGAGCTATTAATTATCAAATAAACGATAATCAAAGCATAACTGTAACTCCTAATTTCTTTAGCCAAAAGCTTGAGAATAGTGCAGACTACCTTACAAAAAAACAGGTTGAACAAAATCGTCGCCAAGTAATAAAACCGGGGGATCCGTCCAAATATAGCAAATTTGACATAAGTCTTGATTATGCTATAAATTTTACTGAAAATTTTGAAACTCGTATAATGCCTTACTATCTAAAAACAAAATTCGATAGAGAGGGGGCATATATAGATTCCTACACAAAAAAACCAAAATCGTATCACGATAAATTCTCAGATACCAAATTTGGAGTCAAATTAAAAAATAGGCTTAAATATTCAAGCGGAGAGTTCATTTTTGGTTACGAATACGAAGATATATATGATAAATTAACACAAAACGATAAGCTTGGAAAGGCTATTCATTCGATATATTTTCTTGAAAAACATAACTTTACGGACTGGTTCTCTTTAAGTGGTGGAGCAAGATATGAAAGAGCTATATACGATGTCCAAAGACCGGAGTCAAAACGCTTAAAGAGAGCCGCTTTTAGCAACCAAAAAAACACAAATAGCACGGCATTTGAATTGATTCCAAATTTTAAATATTCAGATACTGGAAATGTATATTTAAAATTTGAGCAAGGCTTTGTATCTCCATCTCCTCAAGAGCTGGTTGATGTCGCAACCGTTGGCAAACGCACCCAATTTCAATTTAATAACCTAAAGCCTGAAAAATTCAAAACCTACGAAGCCGGCTTTAAAGATATGTTCTTTGGACAGTTTGTTAGCGCAACATTGTTTAAAACGGATACAACCGATATGATATTTTTAAGATGGAAAGATCCTGCAGGGCACGGAGTCAGCCAATCAATTTATGATAGAGAATATATAAATCTTGACCAAGCCAAAAGACACGGAGTTGAGCTTTATAGCGAACAGTATCTATTGAGTGATAAATTAAAACTGAGCGAATCGTTCTCTTATGTAAAGTCAAAAGCGACATATGAGAGAAAAGGCAAGAAAGTGACAGAGGATATACCTTTCGTGGCTAAAAGAAAATTTGTATTCAGTGTAGACTATTCGCCTATTAAAAGTTTAAACATCTATACAGACTTTAAATATTACTCCAAAATACTAAATTACAGTGGCGAATATATGAACTCTAAAACAATAGTAGATCTATCCGCGAAATACAATTTCACAAAGAATTTCTCTGTAAACGGCGGCATAAAAAACTTATTTGATAAGAAATACTACTCTTTTTATGACACAAAAGCAAACAAAGGAGAGGGTCAATACTATCCATCCCCTGAGAGAAATTTCTATATAGAATTTAAGTATAACTACTAA
- a CDS encoding TonB-dependent receptor yields the protein MTKGSKVGKIAIIVSLAAAMNLYATEDKTAKLEKTIVTSTGFETQLKDEVKNAYIITSEEIKDRGYKSVSEVLEKAPGVYISNAGVFGDEEIDMRGQGAYARTNVKTLINGVSLNVLKAGHGTIATPLNLIAVEDIEKIEIIPGGGAVLYGGGTAGGVINIITKKKPRDFYANLSSKIASYNYKDAVIGIGGLVNEDLFLKFSAKGFDSKGYKRGEETSGYYLNGGINYQISDKQSIAITPSFYSQKYKNQSNALTKKQVDQDRRQSNRPEDPQIYKKFDITLDYSLKLSDSYEINFMPYYLYTKFKEESKTEVKFSDKKIGANLKNRFSYDKGELVFGYNYEDIYDKLSQKDELGKEIHSVYFFEKHNFTDLLSFNFGGRYERASYDVKRPASARHKRPAFNSNKNTNSHAFEITPNFKYSDTGNVYLKFEKGFVSPSPQELVDNIKVGPKQYEYFFNDLNPETFYTYEIGFKDMIFDQFFSAAIFYTDTKDMIFAKWTEPHGNPMNPNVNWERKYVNLDKAKRYGFEIYAEQYLLDNKLKLTESFSHVNAKATFEREDAKTKKMKTVKMELPHVAKQKFILGVDYSPIKNLNLYADLKYYSKILNSENEKMDSKTLVDISAKYNFTKNLSVVGGIKNLFDKKYFSYYSSSGKGTYYPAPERNFYIEFKYIY from the coding sequence ATGACCAAGGGTTCAAAGGTTGGCAAAATAGCCATAATCGTATCTTTAGCTGCAGCTATGAATTTATACGCTACAGAAGATAAAACTGCAAAGCTTGAAAAAACAATAGTAACATCAACAGGCTTTGAAACACAATTAAAAGACGAGGTAAAAAACGCTTACATCATAACTTCAGAAGAGATTAAAGATAGAGGCTATAAAAGCGTCTCCGAGGTGCTTGAAAAGGCTCCGGGAGTGTATATATCAAACGCTGGTGTGTTTGGCGATGAAGAGATAGATATGAGAGGTCAAGGCGCATATGCTAGAACTAACGTTAAAACTTTAATAAATGGTGTAAGTCTAAACGTCCTAAAAGCGGGACATGGAACGATAGCTACACCATTAAATTTAATAGCAGTTGAAGACATAGAAAAGATTGAAATCATACCCGGAGGCGGAGCGGTGTTATACGGAGGCGGAACTGCAGGCGGTGTTATAAATATAATAACAAAGAAAAAACCTAGAGATTTTTATGCAAATTTATCATCTAAAATCGCTTCATATAACTATAAAGACGCAGTCATCGGCATAGGCGGACTAGTAAATGAGGATTTGTTTTTAAAATTTAGCGCAAAAGGTTTTGATTCAAAGGGCTACAAAAGAGGCGAAGAGACAAGCGGATACTATTTAAATGGAGGCATAAACTATCAGATAAGTGACAAACAAAGTATTGCTATAACTCCTAGCTTTTATTCTCAAAAATACAAAAATCAAAGCAACGCTCTTACAAAAAAACAAGTTGATCAAGATAGACGACAGTCGAATAGACCCGAAGATCCTCAAATATATAAAAAATTTGACATAACGCTTGATTACTCGTTGAAACTTAGCGATAGTTATGAAATTAACTTTATGCCTTACTATCTATACACCAAATTTAAAGAAGAAAGTAAAACAGAGGTTAAATTTTCGGACAAAAAAATAGGTGCGAATTTAAAAAACAGATTCAGCTACGACAAGGGAGAGTTAGTATTTGGATATAACTACGAAGATATCTACGATAAGCTATCTCAAAAAGACGAGCTGGGCAAGGAAATTCACTCTGTATATTTCTTTGAAAAGCATAATTTTACCGATCTGCTATCTTTTAACTTTGGCGGAAGATACGAAAGAGCTTCTTACGATGTAAAAAGACCTGCCAGCGCAAGACATAAAAGACCTGCCTTCAACAGTAATAAAAACACAAACTCTCACGCATTTGAGATAACTCCGAATTTTAAATACTCAGATACCGGAAATGTATATTTGAAATTTGAAAAAGGCTTTGTATCTCCATCTCCTCAAGAGCTAGTTGATAATATTAAGGTTGGTCCAAAGCAGTATGAGTATTTCTTTAACGATTTAAATCCGGAAACTTTTTACACTTATGAAATCGGCTTTAAGGATATGATTTTTGATCAATTCTTTAGTGCCGCTATATTTTATACGGATACCAAAGATATGATATTTGCAAAATGGACAGAGCCTCACGGAAATCCTATGAATCCAAATGTCAATTGGGAAAGAAAATATGTAAATCTTGATAAGGCTAAAAGATATGGATTTGAAATTTATGCAGAACAATATCTGCTAGATAACAAATTAAAACTCACCGAGTCATTTAGTCATGTAAATGCAAAAGCAACATTTGAGAGAGAAGATGCCAAAACCAAGAAGATGAAAACGGTAAAAATGGAGCTTCCTCATGTTGCGAAACAAAAATTTATATTAGGAGTTGATTATTCACCTATTAAAAATCTCAATTTATACGCTGATTTAAAATATTATTCAAAAATTTTAAATAGCGAAAACGAAAAAATGGACTCAAAAACCCTAGTTGATATTTCTGCTAAATATAATTTTACAAAAAATCTTTCAGTAGTAGGCGGTATAAAAAATCTATTTGATAAAAAATATTTCTCATATTATTCAAGCTCGGGGAAAGGAACTTACTATCCTGCGCCGGAAAGAAATTTTTATATAGAATTTAAATATATATACTAA
- a CDS encoding MotA/TolQ/ExbB proton channel family protein, whose amino-acid sequence MYEYLQTGGIFMWPIFFLCILAVAVLLEKAFYFTFIEIDATNSFKMKLGNLILEGDTHNIREFCKKYKNSLAKTTIFVLDNTEDLNSVNKTQIEYTIEEAITVELANLERRSWILGLCASASPQLGLLGTVVGMIKAFEGLSSSVNAPLVAIGISEALYTTAAGLIVGIPSLIFHLMINKKVDFILNDLNRLISLFGRCCERRCCEVCPS is encoded by the coding sequence ATGTATGAATATTTACAAACGGGCGGCATATTTATGTGGCCTATATTTTTCTTATGCATTTTAGCCGTTGCAGTATTGCTTGAAAAAGCTTTTTATTTTACATTTATCGAGATAGACGCTACAAACTCATTTAAAATGAAGCTTGGCAACCTAATACTAGAAGGCGATACGCATAATATAAGGGAATTTTGCAAAAAATACAAGAACTCTCTAGCAAAAACAACAATTTTTGTCCTTGACAATACCGAAGACTTAAACTCCGTAAACAAAACACAAATTGAATACACTATAGAAGAAGCTATTACTGTAGAACTTGCAAATTTGGAAAGAAGAAGCTGGATATTGGGACTTTGCGCAAGCGCAAGCCCTCAGCTTGGGCTTTTAGGCACTGTTGTGGGTATGATAAAGGCATTTGAAGGGCTTAGCTCAAGCGTAAATGCACCTTTGGTTGCTATAGGCATATCAGAAGCGCTTTATACAACTGCGGCGGGTCTTATAGTGGGAATACCTTCACTTATATTTCATCTAATGATAAACAAAAAAGTTGATTTTATACTAAATGACTTAAATCGTCTTATAAGCCTATTTGGAAGATGCTGCGAGAGGAGATGCTGTGAAGTTTGTCCGTCGTAA
- a CDS encoding ExbD/TolR family protein yields MLNLIDVIFVLLLFFMVTTTFNKFAHIDITLPETKSNLEENENDVVQLFYLIDGGLILKINETEKTLNNEILKDEILNLSPAHKKNITLNADEAINYGKVVDVISILKDANVQNVELNIKKKH; encoded by the coding sequence ATGCTAAACTTGATAGATGTTATTTTTGTTTTACTTCTATTCTTTATGGTAACGACAACCTTTAATAAATTCGCTCATATAGATATAACATTACCGGAAACCAAATCCAATTTAGAAGAGAACGAAAATGATGTTGTGCAGCTATTTTACCTAATAGATGGCGGTCTGATACTAAAAATAAACGAGACGGAAAAAACGTTAAATAACGAAATTTTAAAAGATGAAATTTTAAATTTAAGCCCAGCTCATAAAAAAAATATCACTCTAAATGCAGATGAGGCCATAAACTACGGCAAAGTAGTTGATGTAATATCGATTTTAAAAGATGCAAATGTCCAAAATGTCGAATTAAATATAAAGAAAAAACACTAA
- a CDS encoding FecCD family ABC transporter permease, translating into MLTKNKMSILFGILTIILCIISLSIGGADISYNDITNLILGKEIDEIKQAILLELRLPRLVMAILIGMLLASSGVVVQSVFLNPLADPYIIGIAASATFGAVIAYLLKLPDIYYGIFAFFSSAVLSLVIFKLSKRGKSIATLLIIGIAFSSFLGAFTSFATYLIGEDSFRIVAWMMGHLSGATWERIAYIVVPLTLSMTYFYMKRFELNVILSGDEEAQSLGVDVEKTKKYLLIVSSLAVGFSVAFTGMIGFVGLIIPHTLRMILRTSSNVVLIPVSAFAGGFFLLACDTIGKSVLNPVEIPIGVVTAFFGAPFFLFLAIKSRQGIV; encoded by the coding sequence ATGCTTACTAAAAACAAGATGAGTATCCTATTTGGGATACTCACTATTATTCTTTGCATCATATCGCTCAGTATAGGCGGGGCCGATATAAGCTACAATGATATTACAAATTTAATCCTTGGTAAAGAGATAGATGAGATCAAACAGGCTATCTTGCTAGAACTTAGACTTCCTAGACTTGTTATGGCGATTTTAATAGGTATGCTACTAGCAAGCTCAGGCGTCGTGGTTCAAAGCGTATTTTTAAACCCACTTGCAGATCCTTATATCATAGGAATAGCCGCAAGTGCGACTTTTGGAGCTGTCATAGCATATCTTTTAAAACTGCCTGATATATATTACGGAATCTTTGCATTTTTTAGCTCAGCTGTGCTATCTTTGGTAATATTTAAGCTCTCAAAAAGAGGTAAATCAATAGCAACCCTTCTTATAATAGGTATTGCCTTTTCTTCTTTTTTGGGCGCTTTTACTTCGTTTGCCACCTACCTCATAGGCGAAGATAGCTTTAGAATAGTGGCTTGGATGATGGGGCATCTTAGCGGAGCGACATGGGAAAGAATTGCATATATAGTAGTTCCTCTTACTCTTTCAATGACATATTTTTACATGAAAAGATTTGAGCTAAATGTTATTTTGAGCGGAGATGAAGAGGCTCAAAGCCTTGGCGTGGACGTAGAAAAGACTAAGAAATACCTGCTTATCGTCTCATCCTTAGCCGTTGGTTTTTCAGTCGCATTTACAGGGATGATAGGTTTTGTGGGGCTAATCATACCGCACACTCTAAGGATGATATTAAGAACTTCAAGCAACGTAGTATTAATCCCTGTTTCAGCATTTGCAGGCGGATTCTTCCTGCTAGCTTGCGATACTATAGGTAAAAGCGTGCTAAATCCGGTAGAAATCCCAATCGGAGTTGTAACTGCGTTTTTTGGAGCGCCTTTCTTTCTGTTTTTAGCTATTAAATCAAGGCAGGGCATAGTCTGA
- a CDS encoding TonB-dependent receptor, whose amino-acid sequence MLRKIACISIVAATSLFATEAPTKLDKTVITATGFESPLKDEVKNVYIITSEEIESRGYKDVEEILEKAPGVNFINSGLGKTIDLRGQGNKANTSVKVLLNGMALNMLDSSHAFVPLNFLAIEDIEQIEIIPGGGAVLYGNGTSGGVVNIITKQKPRDFYANVSTKLASYSYKDFNLGLGGMASENLFLKGNFKAFDEKGYRDGDKQRGFYTSFGINYKISDNQTLAINPSYYKTRVDTTDAITKTQLNQNRKQAGEPIEQLTHKKADISAEYAIAITDKLKLNLMPYYQEISMRGETSDFTDKKLGVNLKSRYDYGSGEFISGYDYLQNKGIRERDRKFGGMHSYTLVDLKKQTHTVYFFEKHNFTDAFSLTGGYRFEKAIYDINRYSKMKMPARPPMMPKPMTIIDSIDSDKNMNNHAFEITPNFRYSDTGNVYLKFERGYISPSPTQLTDKVVVSRAAEYRLNDLKSEIFHTYEIGIRDLILGQYFSATAFITNTKDEIINEMTGGHSMSWRFYNVDETRRSGFEIYAEQNLFNNLKLSQTFSYIDAKIKKGKKAGKRVPYVSKNKFVFGVNYEPIKNFNILTDLKYYSNQFSSAYETIDAKTVVDFGLKYKFKNGFSVAGGVKNLFNEKYNDFQSEAANAYVPAPERNYYVEFKYAY is encoded by the coding sequence ATGCTTAGAAAGATTGCGTGTATTAGCATTGTCGCGGCTACAAGTTTGTTCGCGACAGAGGCCCCAACCAAGCTTGACAAAACTGTCATCACAGCTACGGGATTTGAAAGTCCGCTAAAAGATGAGGTTAAAAACGTATATATCATTACATCAGAAGAGATAGAAAGTCGCGGATATAAAGATGTAGAAGAGATTTTAGAAAAGGCTCCTGGTGTAAATTTTATCAACTCAGGGCTTGGAAAAACAATTGACTTAAGAGGTCAGGGAAATAAGGCAAATACATCTGTTAAGGTCTTATTAAATGGCATGGCCTTAAATATGCTTGATAGCTCTCATGCCTTTGTCCCGTTAAATTTCTTAGCTATTGAAGATATAGAGCAGATAGAGATTATCCCTGGAGGCGGAGCTGTTTTATACGGTAACGGCACAAGCGGCGGTGTTGTAAATATTATCACCAAACAAAAACCTAGAGATTTTTATGCAAACGTCTCAACCAAACTAGCTTCATACTCTTACAAAGACTTTAATTTAGGTCTTGGCGGAATGGCGAGCGAAAATTTATTCTTAAAAGGAAATTTTAAAGCCTTTGATGAAAAAGGCTATAGAGATGGAGATAAACAAAGAGGATTTTATACGAGCTTTGGTATAAATTATAAAATTTCGGACAATCAAACACTTGCTATAAACCCGAGCTATTATAAGACAAGGGTTGATACAACCGATGCAATCACTAAAACGCAACTTAATCAAAATAGAAAGCAAGCTGGCGAGCCTATAGAGCAACTAACTCATAAAAAAGCCGATATTAGCGCCGAATATGCGATAGCGATTACGGACAAATTAAAACTGAATTTAATGCCATATTATCAAGAGATTAGTATGCGCGGTGAAACCAGTGACTTTACCGATAAAAAACTTGGAGTAAATTTAAAAAGCAGATATGACTATGGAAGCGGAGAGTTTATCTCCGGATATGATTATTTACAAAATAAGGGTATAAGAGAGCGCGATAGAAAATTTGGAGGAATGCATAGCTATACTCTTGTAGATCTAAAAAAACAAACTCATACAGTTTACTTTTTTGAAAAACACAATTTTACAGACGCCTTCTCTCTAACAGGCGGATATAGATTTGAAAAGGCAATCTACGACATAAATAGATATTCAAAAATGAAGATGCCGGCAAGACCTCCTATGATGCCTAAACCTATGACAATAATTGATAGCATAGATAGCGATAAAAATATGAATAATCACGCTTTCGAGATAACTCCAAATTTCAGATACTCAGATACCGGAAACGTATATCTAAAGTTTGAGCGTGGATATATCTCACCATCCCCTACTCAACTAACAGATAAAGTAGTAGTTAGTCGAGCTGCCGAATATAGACTAAACGACCTAAAATCTGAAATTTTCCATACATACGAAATAGGCATTAGAGATCTTATCCTGGGTCAATACTTTAGTGCGACAGCGTTTATCACAAATACGAAAGATGAGATTATAAACGAGATGACCGGAGGACACTCTATGTCTTGGAGATTTTACAACGTAGATGAGACAAGACGTTCGGGCTTTGAAATTTATGCAGAGCAAAATTTATTTAACAACTTAAAATTAAGCCAAACATTTTCATATATAGATGCAAAAATTAAAAAAGGTAAAAAAGCCGGCAAAAGAGTGCCTTATGTATCAAAAAATAAATTTGTTTTTGGAGTAAACTATGAGCCGATTAAAAATTTCAATATCTTAACCGACCTTAAGTATTACTCGAATCAATTTAGTAGTGCTTACGAGACAATAGATGCTAAAACAGTAGTTGATTTTGGATTAAAATATAAATTTAAAAACGGCTTTTCAGTAGCAGGCGGAGTCAAAAATCTATTTAATGAAAAATACAACGACTTCCAAAGCGAAGCGGCCAACGCATACGTTCCAGCGCCTGAAAGAAATTATTACGTAGAGTTTAAATATGCTTACTAA
- a CDS encoding HugZ family heme oxygenase — MKERAIEHMNSDHMETVIAFCKKFGSFKDVSNVKLTDMNEDGLIITCDQGEVFAPFLNKVVNGNYKDEIMALYRSIDVGNGLEKIQKGVVELIDSLKTVIVSSVHSDMQCVGSYTPFVRVGEEIYICLSSVAEHYHSIKANPNKISLLFIEDESAAKTIFARNRFSVKAEAKFVEDEALRNEIFDKLAEKNPKESAIKQLRNMSDFYIIKVELKDGRYVKGFGAAYNSKGLKLSQAAGESNPHRKNPHGHNPHGHNPHQKQH; from the coding sequence ATGAAAGAAAGAGCGATCGAGCATATGAACTCAGATCACATGGAGACTGTTATTGCGTTTTGCAAGAAATTTGGTTCTTTTAAAGATGTTAGCAACGTAAAACTAACCGACATGAACGAAGACGGACTTATCATCACATGTGATCAAGGCGAGGTTTTTGCACCGTTTTTAAACAAGGTAGTTAACGGCAACTACAAAGATGAGATAATGGCTCTATATAGAAGCATCGACGTAGGCAACGGACTTGAAAAGATCCAAAAAGGCGTGGTAGAGCTTATCGACTCTCTTAAAACGGTTATCGTTTCAAGCGTGCATAGCGATATGCAGTGCGTTGGCTCATACACACCATTTGTAAGAGTTGGCGAAGAGATATACATCTGCCTAAGTTCAGTAGCCGAGCACTACCACTCGATCAAAGCAAACCCAAATAAAATTTCACTTCTTTTCATAGAAGATGAAAGTGCTGCCAAGACTATATTTGCAAGAAACCGCTTTAGTGTAAAAGCCGAAGCTAAATTTGTAGAAGACGAAGCACTTAGAAATGAAATTTTTGACAAACTTGCCGAGAAAAATCCAAAAGAATCGGCTATAAAACAGCTTAGAAATATGTCTGACTTTTATATAATTAAAGTTGAGTTAAAAGACGGCAGATATGTAAAGGGGTTTGGTGCGGCATACAACTCAAAAGGCCTTAAACTAAGCCAAGCCGCAGGAGAGAGCAATCCTCACAGAAAAAATCCGCACGGCCACAATCCGCACGGACATAACCCTCACCAAAAACAACACTAA